From Saccopteryx leptura isolate mSacLep1 chromosome 3, mSacLep1_pri_phased_curated, whole genome shotgun sequence, one genomic window encodes:
- the LHB gene encoding lutropin subunit beta isoform X2 — protein MGGMQASRGPLRPLCRPINATLAAEKEACPVCITFTTSICAGYCPSMVRVLPAALPPVPQPVCTYRELSFASIRLPGCPPGVDPMVSFPVALSCRCGPCRLSSSDCGGPRAQPLVCDHPTLPDLLFL, from the exons ATGGGTGGGATGCAGGCATCCAGAGGGCCACTGCGGCCACTGTGCCGGCCCATCAACGCCACCCTGGCTGCAGAGAAGGAGGCCTGCCCGGTCTGTATCACCTTCACCACCAGCATCTGCGCTGGCTACTGCCCCAGCATG GTGCGGGTGCTGCCGGCCGCTCTGCCACCTGTACCCCAGCCTGTGTGTACCTACCGTGAACTGAGTTTTGCCTCCATCCGGCTCCCTGGCTGCCCGCCTGGTGTGGACCCCATGGTCTCTTTCCCTGTGGCCCTCAGCTGTCGCTGTGGGCCCTGCCGTCTCAGCAGCTCCGACTGCGGGGGTCCCAGAGCCCAACCCTTGGTCTGTGACCACCCCACCCTCCCAGATCTCCTTTTCCTCTAA
- the LHB gene encoding lutropin subunit beta isoform X1, translated as MVPGISGVLGWGVRVEGLAPKGSCQAGELGPWTCVHGNVRTRAGQRSQAVAEAAALSQGLLLWLLLSMGGMQASRGPLRPLCRPINATLAAEKEACPVCITFTTSICAGYCPSMVRVLPAALPPVPQPVCTYRELSFASIRLPGCPPGVDPMVSFPVALSCRCGPCRLSSSDCGGPRAQPLVCDHPTLPDLLFL; from the exons ATGGTACCCGGAATCTCAGGTGTATTGGGATGGGGGGTCAGAGTGGAGGGGCTGGCCCCAAAGGGAAGTTGCCAGGCAGGGGAACTGGGTCCCTGGACGTGTGTACATGGGAATGTGAGGACAAGGGCTGGGCAGAGGTCTCAGGCTGTGGCTGAGGCAGCGGCCTTGTCTCAGGGGCTACTGTTGTGGCTGCTGCTGAGCATGGGTGGGATGCAGGCATCCAGAGGGCCACTGCGGCCACTGTGCCGGCCCATCAACGCCACCCTGGCTGCAGAGAAGGAGGCCTGCCCGGTCTGTATCACCTTCACCACCAGCATCTGCGCTGGCTACTGCCCCAGCATG GTGCGGGTGCTGCCGGCCGCTCTGCCACCTGTACCCCAGCCTGTGTGTACCTACCGTGAACTGAGTTTTGCCTCCATCCGGCTCCCTGGCTGCCCGCCTGGTGTGGACCCCATGGTCTCTTTCCCTGTGGCCCTCAGCTGTCGCTGTGGGCCCTGCCGTCTCAGCAGCTCCGACTGCGGGGGTCCCAGAGCCCAACCCTTGGTCTGTGACCACCCCACCCTCCCAGATCTCCTTTTCCTCTAA
- the RUVBL2 gene encoding ruvB-like 2 isoform X1 has product MATVTATTKVPEIRDVTRIERIGAHSHIRGLGLDDALEPRQASQGMVGQLAARRAAGVVLEMIREGKIAGRAVLIAGQPGTGKTAIAMGMAQALGLDTPFTAIAGSEIFSLEMSKTEALTQAFRRSIGVRIKEETEIIEGEVVEIQIDRPATGTGSKVGKLTLKTTEMETIYDLGTKMIESLTKDKVQAGDVITIDKATGKISKLGRSFTRARDYDAMGSQTKFVQCPDGELQKRKEVVHTVSLHEIDVINSRTQGFLALFSGDTGEIKSEVREQINAKVAEWREEGKAEIIPGVLFIDEVHMLDIESFSFLNRALESDMAPVLIMATNRGITRIRGTSYQSPHGIPIDLLDRLLIVSTSPYSEKDTKQILRIRCEEEDVEMSEDAYTVLTRIGLETSLRYAIQLITAASLVCRKRKGTEVQVDDIKRVYSLFLDESRSTQYMKEYQDAFLFNELSETMDTS; this is encoded by the exons GCTTCCCAGGGCATGGTCGGTCAGCTGGCGGCCCGGCGGGCAGCAGGCGTGGTGCTGGAGATGATCCGGGAAGGGAAGATCGCAGGCCGGGCAGTCCTCATCGCCGGCCAGCCGGGCACTGGGAAGACAGCCATCGCCATGG GCATGGCACAGGCCCTGGGCCTTGACACCCCGTTCACAGCCATCGCCGGCAGTGAGATCTTCTCCCTGGAGATGAGCAAGACAGAGGCGCTGACGCAGGCCTTCCGGAGGTCCATCGGTGTTCGCATCAA GGAAGAGACCGAGATCATCGAAGGGGAGGTGGTGGAGATCCAGATCGATCGGCCGGCCACAGGGACG GGCTCCAAGGTGGGCAAGCTGACCCTCAAGACCACGGAGATGGAGACCATATATGACCTAGGCACCAAGATGATAGAGTCCCTGACCAAGGACAAGGTCCAGGCTGG GGACGTGATCACCATTGACAAGGCCACAGGCAAGATCTCCAAGCTGGGCCGCTCCTTCACACGTGCTCGTGACTATGATGCCATGGGCTCCCAG ACCAAGTTCGTGCAGTGCCCAGACGGGGAGCTCCAGAAGCGCAAGGAAGTGGTCCACACTGTGTCCCTGCATGAGATCGACGTCATCAACTCCCGCACACAGGGCTTCCTGGCCCTCTTCTCAG GTGACACAGGGGAGATCAAGTCAGAAGTCCGAGAGCAGATCAATGCCAAGGTGGCCGAGTGGCGCGAGGAGGGCAAGGCAGAGATCATCCCTGGG GTGCTGTTCATTGACGAGGTCCACATGCTGGACATTGAGAGCTTCTCCTTCCTCAACCGGGCCCTGGAGAGTGATATGGCGCCTGTCCTCATCATGGCCACCAATCGCGGCATCACCAG gATCCGGGGTACCAGCTACCAGAGCCCCCATGGCATCCCCATTGACCTGCTGGACCGACTGCTCATTGTCTCCACCTCGCCCTACAGTGAGAAGGACACGAAGCAGATTCTCCGCATCCG GTGCGAGGAGGAGGACGTGGAGATGAGTGAGGACGCCTACACGGTGCTAACCCGCATCGGGCTGGAGACCTCACTGCGCTACGCCATCCAGCTCATCACGGCCGCCAGCCTGGTGTGCCGGAAACGCAAG GGCACAGAGGTGCAGGTAGATGACATCAAGCGGGTCTACTCCCTCTTTCTGGACGAGTCGCGCTCCACGCAGTACATGAAAGAGTACCAGGATGCCTTCCTCTTTAATGAGCTCA GTGAGACCATGGACACCTCCTGA
- the SAXO3 gene encoding stabilizer of axonemal microtubules 3, translating into MIPSTPFPPPTLQSTVAGPLPPAAMQDLHIWAFDEVINRWETTFGSAYVPKTHGGPYAQPRAPEFADPSRTLGIKDLGEKLRLRGGCLPPITKHQCSETRAQYTGWPGLDQCATFHVEPQPLELADHQRGGPSQALIPWTKNAKLAGWPSTLSDQGIPDRHQLYLTTLAWDFRASPNKELSGYPRKDSLDYWSFEEPPKVWGHSAQWPPCPSSPRLPKPPRIRVPRAPPVTPAVPHRGMLSLAEESYSSPLQPLGRLDRFCPLELPCGGSHWKPVPGIYSVPQAYRTENSDYGSLKPALV; encoded by the exons ATGATCCCATCCACGCCCTTTCCCCCGCCTACTCTCCAG TCCACTGTGGCGGGGCCCCTGCCCCCAGCGGCAATGCAGGATTTGCACATCTGGGCTTTCGACGAGGTCATCAACAGATGGGAGACAACCTTTGGCTCCGCTTATGTGCCTAAGACCCACGGCGGGCCCTACGCGCAGCCCAGGGCCCCAGAGTTTGCGGACCCCTCGCGGACCCTGGGGATCAAGGATTTAGGGGAAAAG CTCAGACTTCGCGGCGGTTGCCTCCCTCCGATCACAAAGCACCAGTGCAGTGAGACGAGGGCGCAGTATACAGGTTGGCCAGGCCTGGACCAGTGCGCCACTTTCCACGTGGAGCCCCAGCCTCTGGAGCTTGCGGACCACCAACGTGGGGGCCCTTCCCAG GCTCTCATTCCCTGGACGAAGAACGCCAAGCTGGCCGGCTGGCCTTCCACACTATCCGACCAGGGCATCCCGGACCGCCATCAGCTCTATCTGACTACTCTGGCCTGGGACTTCCGGGCTTCTCCGAa CAAGGAGTTGTCTGGATACCCCCGCAAGGACTCGCTGGACTACTGGAGCTTCGAGGAGCCGCCCAAGGTCTGGGGTCACAGCGCCCAGTGGCCACCCTGTCCCAGCTCGCCTCGGCTGCCCAAGCCACCGCGGATCCGTGTGCCCCGTGCCCCCCCGGTGACACCTGCTGTGCCGCACCGCGGGATGCTGTCTCTGGCTGAGGAGTCCTACAGCTCCCCGCTGCAGCCGCTCGGCCGGCTTGACCGTTTCTGCCCACTGGAGCTGCCCTGCGGCGGTTCCCACTGGAAGCCGGTGCCGGGTATCTACAGCGTGCCGCAAGCCTACCGCACCGAGAACTCCGACTACGGCAGCTTGAAGCCTGCGCTTGTCTGA
- the RUVBL2 gene encoding ruvB-like 2 isoform X2, with translation MATVTATTKVPEIRDVTRIERIGAHSHIRGLGLDDALEPRQASQGMVGQLAARRAAGVVLEMIREGKIAGRAVLIAGQPGTGKTAIAMGMAQALGLDTPFTAIAGSEIFSLEMSKTEALTQAFRRSIGVRIKEETEIIEGEVVEIQIDRPATGTGSKVGKLTLKTTEMETIYDLGTKMIESLTKDKVQAGDVITIDKATGKISKLGRSFTRARDYDAMGSQTKFVQCPDGELQKRKEVVHTVSLHEIDVINSRTQGFLALFSGDTGEIKSEVREQINAKVAEWREEGKAEIIPGVLFIDEVHMLDIESFSFLNRALESDMAPVLIMATNRGITRIRGTSYQSPHGIPIDLLDRLLIVSTSPYSEKDTKQILRIRCEEEDVEMSEDAYTVLTRIGLETSLRYAIQLITAASLVCRKRKGTEVQVDDIKRVYSLFLDESRSTQYMKEYQDAFLFNELKGETMDTS, from the exons GCTTCCCAGGGCATGGTCGGTCAGCTGGCGGCCCGGCGGGCAGCAGGCGTGGTGCTGGAGATGATCCGGGAAGGGAAGATCGCAGGCCGGGCAGTCCTCATCGCCGGCCAGCCGGGCACTGGGAAGACAGCCATCGCCATGG GCATGGCACAGGCCCTGGGCCTTGACACCCCGTTCACAGCCATCGCCGGCAGTGAGATCTTCTCCCTGGAGATGAGCAAGACAGAGGCGCTGACGCAGGCCTTCCGGAGGTCCATCGGTGTTCGCATCAA GGAAGAGACCGAGATCATCGAAGGGGAGGTGGTGGAGATCCAGATCGATCGGCCGGCCACAGGGACG GGCTCCAAGGTGGGCAAGCTGACCCTCAAGACCACGGAGATGGAGACCATATATGACCTAGGCACCAAGATGATAGAGTCCCTGACCAAGGACAAGGTCCAGGCTGG GGACGTGATCACCATTGACAAGGCCACAGGCAAGATCTCCAAGCTGGGCCGCTCCTTCACACGTGCTCGTGACTATGATGCCATGGGCTCCCAG ACCAAGTTCGTGCAGTGCCCAGACGGGGAGCTCCAGAAGCGCAAGGAAGTGGTCCACACTGTGTCCCTGCATGAGATCGACGTCATCAACTCCCGCACACAGGGCTTCCTGGCCCTCTTCTCAG GTGACACAGGGGAGATCAAGTCAGAAGTCCGAGAGCAGATCAATGCCAAGGTGGCCGAGTGGCGCGAGGAGGGCAAGGCAGAGATCATCCCTGGG GTGCTGTTCATTGACGAGGTCCACATGCTGGACATTGAGAGCTTCTCCTTCCTCAACCGGGCCCTGGAGAGTGATATGGCGCCTGTCCTCATCATGGCCACCAATCGCGGCATCACCAG gATCCGGGGTACCAGCTACCAGAGCCCCCATGGCATCCCCATTGACCTGCTGGACCGACTGCTCATTGTCTCCACCTCGCCCTACAGTGAGAAGGACACGAAGCAGATTCTCCGCATCCG GTGCGAGGAGGAGGACGTGGAGATGAGTGAGGACGCCTACACGGTGCTAACCCGCATCGGGCTGGAGACCTCACTGCGCTACGCCATCCAGCTCATCACGGCCGCCAGCCTGGTGTGCCGGAAACGCAAG GGCACAGAGGTGCAGGTAGATGACATCAAGCGGGTCTACTCCCTCTTTCTGGACGAGTCGCGCTCCACGCAGTACATGAAAGAGTACCAGGATGCCTTCCTCTTTAATGAGCTCA AAGGTGAGACCATGGACACCTCCTGA
- the NTF4 gene encoding neurotrophin-4, whose translation MLSHPSWSLPTLLLCLLPIVPMEPHLPPSPLPPFPAPEWDLLSPRVALSRGAPADPPLLFLLEAGAFEELPGSPANRSRRGVSETAPASRRGELAVCDAVSSWVTDRRTAVDLRGREVEVLGEVPAAGGSPLRQYFFETRCKADNTGEGGPGAGGGGCRGVDRRHWLSECKAKQSYVRALTTDAQGRVGWRWIRIDTACVCTLLSRAGRA comes from the coding sequence ATGCTCTCCCACCCCTCAtggtccctccccaccctcctcctttgCCTCCTCCCCATTGTCCCAATGGAACCCCATCTCCCACCCTCACCACTGCCCCCATTTCCAGCTCCTGAGTGGGACCTCCTGTCTCCCCGGGTAGCGCTGTCCAGAGGCGCTCCCGCGGACCCCCCTCTGCTCTTCCTGCTAGAGGCCGGGGCCTTCGAGGAGCTACCAGGCAGCCCTGCTAACCGAAGTCGGCGAGGGGTGAGCGAGACAGCACCAGCGAGTCGCCGGGGAGAGCTGGCTGTATGCGATGCAGTCAGCAGCTGGGTGACAGACCGCCGGACAGCAGTGGACCTGCGTGGGCGCGAGGTGGAGGTGCTGGGCGAGGTGCCTGCAGCTGGTGGCAGCCCCCTTCGCCAGTACTTCTTTGAGACCCGCTGCAAGGCTGACAACACTGGGGAAGGTGGCCCtggtgcagggggagggggctgccgTGGTGTAGACCGGAGGCACTGGCTGTCCGAGTGTAAGGCCAAGCAATCCTATGTGCGGGCATTGACCACTGACGCTCAGGGCCGTGTGGGCTGGCGATGGATTCGCATTGACACTGCCTGCGTCTGCACACTTCTCAGCCGGGCGGGCCGGGCCTGA